A single Dermacentor variabilis isolate Ectoservices chromosome 9, ASM5094787v1, whole genome shotgun sequence DNA region contains:
- the LOC142557317 gene encoding uncharacterized protein LOC142557317 isoform X2: MPDRGCLALHRVCDSVIPSTTILLPCSHTLCDQCRAGSVDKDGGSVCPLDGEPIREDECQKLQLPQRKKQKLKAHCWNEVHGCDFVGPLAALLGHFEAECAFHTSPCQRCGDNVPNAKLAAHYIDGCSTNNFSSATLVESSIRVEAAASSSATGDVTATAQGIEGKAEYRYEDEIPALQSQVNELTEAARTQGAQLQELNATLALSLQTLNASVVAAAAKFSDAIGEASQLHQRILASREEESSPAHEAEATASASCSGAKPPRRKEATDILQNMEVLTAQSLWCLERLLKAHSTPANLPAARSSMVSQSREKRTSFRESTCTLRCANANEIVYLVVISDANELDRCNNATITSRLRHRNAWCRVTFGILGNNEGKRGWGLRLDWGNTCTCAESSCLPHAVGVTETGQLPFTFFYFKREDAECDARTQVFYCNVSMKDRCNRNLRFEIVIHDCE; encoded by the exons ATGCCCGACCGCGGTTGTCTGGCTCTCCACCGAGTGTGCGACTCG GTGATTCCAAGCACGACGATCCTGCTGCCCTGTTCACACACCCTGTGCGACCAGTGCCGGGCAGGCTCTGTCGACAAAGATGGCGGAAGCGTCTGCCCCCTGGACGGAGAACCCATCCGCGAAGACGAGTGCCAGAAGTTGCAGCTTCCGCAGAGGAAGAAGCAGAAGTTGAAG GCCCACTGCTGGAACGAAGTCCACGGCTGCGATTTCGTCGGCCCCCTGGCGGCACTCCTGGGACACTTCGAGGCAGAGTGCGCCTTCCACACTTCTCCGTGCCAACGTTGCGGGGACAACGTTCCCAACGCTAAGCTGGCCGCCCACTACATTGACGGGTGTAGTACTAACAACTTTTCATCTGCGACGCTCGTTGAGTCCTCGATACGAGTTGAagccgccgcctcctcctccgctaCCGGTGACGTCACTGCGACTGCGCAAGGGATCGAGGGCAAAGCAGAGTACCGCTACGAAGACGAAATCCCGGCGCTACAGAGCCAAGTGAACGAACTCACGGAGGCTGCAAGAACCCAAGGTGCTCAGCTGCAGGAGTTAAACGCCACACTGGCGCTTAGCCTCCAGACTCTGAACGCCAGCGTGGTTGCGGCCGCCGCGAAATTCTCGGACGCTATCGGCGAAGCCTCGCAGCTGCATCAACGCATTCTCGCTtcgagagaggaggaaagttctcCGGCACATGAGGCTGAGGCGACTGCAAGCGCAAGCTGTTCGGGCGCAAAGCCGCCAAGGCGGAAGGAGGCGACGGACATCCTTCAAAATATGGAAGTCCTCACTGCCCAGTCTCTGTGGTGCCTCGAACGCCTGCTCAAAGCACACAGCACGCCAGCGAACCTTCCCGCAGCTCGGTCATCTATGGTGTCGCAAAGCAGAGAGAAGCGCACGTCTTTCCGGGAGAGCACCTGCACACTTCGCTGCGCAAACGCTAACGAAATCGTTTATCTCGTGGTTATATCGGACGCCAACGAACTGGACAGATGCAACAACGCTACCATAACGTCTCGGTTGCGTCATCGAAACGCGTGGTGCAGAGTGACTTTCGGTATATTGGGTAACAATGAAGGAAAACGAGGATGGGGTCTGAGATTAGATTGGGGCAATACTTGCACttgtgcagagagcagctgcctGCCGCACGCCGTTGGCGTAACGGAAACGGGCCAGCTGCCGTTTACTTTTTTCTATTTTAAACGAGAAGATGCAGAATGCGACGCGCGGACGCAAGTGTTCTATTGCAATGTTTCCATGAAAGATAGGTGTAACAGGAATCTGAGATTTGAAATCGTCATACACGACTGCGAGTGA
- the LOC142557317 gene encoding uncharacterized protein LOC142557317 isoform X1 yields the protein MPDRGCLALHRVCDSVSGVNWRPTRFVDELTLNHYACCVCQVIPSTTILLPCSHTLCDQCRAGSVDKDGGSVCPLDGEPIREDECQKLQLPQRKKQKLKAHCWNEVHGCDFVGPLAALLGHFEAECAFHTSPCQRCGDNVPNAKLAAHYIDGCSTNNFSSATLVESSIRVEAAASSSATGDVTATAQGIEGKAEYRYEDEIPALQSQVNELTEAARTQGAQLQELNATLALSLQTLNASVVAAAAKFSDAIGEASQLHQRILASREEESSPAHEAEATASASCSGAKPPRRKEATDILQNMEVLTAQSLWCLERLLKAHSTPANLPAARSSMVSQSREKRTSFRESTCTLRCANANEIVYLVVISDANELDRCNNATITSRLRHRNAWCRVTFGILGNNEGKRGWGLRLDWGNTCTCAESSCLPHAVGVTETGQLPFTFFYFKREDAECDARTQVFYCNVSMKDRCNRNLRFEIVIHDCE from the exons ATGCCCGACCGCGGTTGTCTGGCTCTCCACCGAGTGTGCGACTCGGTGAGCGGTGTGAATTGGCGCCCGACGCGCTTCGTTGACGAGTTGACGTTGAATCATTACGCCTGCTGCGTCTGCCAGGTGATTCCAAGCACGACGATCCTGCTGCCCTGTTCACACACCCTGTGCGACCAGTGCCGGGCAGGCTCTGTCGACAAAGATGGCGGAAGCGTCTGCCCCCTGGACGGAGAACCCATCCGCGAAGACGAGTGCCAGAAGTTGCAGCTTCCGCAGAGGAAGAAGCAGAAGTTGAAG GCCCACTGCTGGAACGAAGTCCACGGCTGCGATTTCGTCGGCCCCCTGGCGGCACTCCTGGGACACTTCGAGGCAGAGTGCGCCTTCCACACTTCTCCGTGCCAACGTTGCGGGGACAACGTTCCCAACGCTAAGCTGGCCGCCCACTACATTGACGGGTGTAGTACTAACAACTTTTCATCTGCGACGCTCGTTGAGTCCTCGATACGAGTTGAagccgccgcctcctcctccgctaCCGGTGACGTCACTGCGACTGCGCAAGGGATCGAGGGCAAAGCAGAGTACCGCTACGAAGACGAAATCCCGGCGCTACAGAGCCAAGTGAACGAACTCACGGAGGCTGCAAGAACCCAAGGTGCTCAGCTGCAGGAGTTAAACGCCACACTGGCGCTTAGCCTCCAGACTCTGAACGCCAGCGTGGTTGCGGCCGCCGCGAAATTCTCGGACGCTATCGGCGAAGCCTCGCAGCTGCATCAACGCATTCTCGCTtcgagagaggaggaaagttctcCGGCACATGAGGCTGAGGCGACTGCAAGCGCAAGCTGTTCGGGCGCAAAGCCGCCAAGGCGGAAGGAGGCGACGGACATCCTTCAAAATATGGAAGTCCTCACTGCCCAGTCTCTGTGGTGCCTCGAACGCCTGCTCAAAGCACACAGCACGCCAGCGAACCTTCCCGCAGCTCGGTCATCTATGGTGTCGCAAAGCAGAGAGAAGCGCACGTCTTTCCGGGAGAGCACCTGCACACTTCGCTGCGCAAACGCTAACGAAATCGTTTATCTCGTGGTTATATCGGACGCCAACGAACTGGACAGATGCAACAACGCTACCATAACGTCTCGGTTGCGTCATCGAAACGCGTGGTGCAGAGTGACTTTCGGTATATTGGGTAACAATGAAGGAAAACGAGGATGGGGTCTGAGATTAGATTGGGGCAATACTTGCACttgtgcagagagcagctgcctGCCGCACGCCGTTGGCGTAACGGAAACGGGCCAGCTGCCGTTTACTTTTTTCTATTTTAAACGAGAAGATGCAGAATGCGACGCGCGGACGCAAGTGTTCTATTGCAATGTTTCCATGAAAGATAGGTGTAACAGGAATCTGAGATTTGAAATCGTCATACACGACTGCGAGTGA
- the LOC142557318 gene encoding uncharacterized protein LOC142557318, producing MHGQGTSVVHVLSGHAVTGVNWRPTWFAEDVPHSRICGLCRTVPERTVLLPCSHFLCDACSVARDKDGRCVCPLDMKTFEEDECSWIDFPARRAINLKAHCWNRADGCDFIDTIEAVLQHYETECALHALKCPRCERRILHRDLGAHYVAGCARSDPSASGAQPNLQKSSLTIRGVSATLEEITSLRGLCHDQLSALQGKVNGLLELSRISDAARNPDISRVVRDLENSLTCKL from the exons ATGCACGGCCAGGGAACAAGTGTGGTACACGTGTTGAGCGGGCATGCCGTCACCGGCGTGAACTGGAGACCAACGTGGTTTGCCGAAGACGTGCCACATTCGCGCATCTGTGGCCTCTGCCGCACGGTACCCGAGAGGACGGTGCTGTTGCCGTGCTCGCACTTTCTGTGCGATGCCTGTAGCGTGGCGAGAGATAAAGATGGCCGCTGCGTGTGCCCCTTGGATATGAAGACATTCGAAGAGGACGAGTGCTCGTGGATTGACTTCCCTGCCAGGAGAGCGATAAATCTGAAG GCACACTGCTGGAATAGGGCTGATGGCTGCGACTTCATAGATACAATCGAAGCTGTCTTGCAACACTACGAGACAGAATGTGCCCTCCACGCCCTCAAGTGTCCGCGGTGCGAACGAAGGATACTGCACCGAGACCTCGGGGCACATTACGTGGCAGGGTGCGCTCGAAGTGATCCCTCTGCAAGTGGCGCACAGCCGAACCTGCAGAAAAGTTCATTGACCATTCGTGGTGTGAGTGCCACGCTGGAGGAAATCACGTCCTTGAGAGGATTGTGTCACGACCAGCTGTCTGCTCTTCAGGGAAAAGTTAACGGGCTCTTGGAACTATCCAGAATCTCGGATGCAGCGCGAAATCCGGATATCAGCCGCGTGGTCAGGGACTTAGAAAACAGCTTGACATGCAAGTTGTGA